A genomic region of Eriocheir sinensis breed Jianghai 21 chromosome 42, ASM2467909v1, whole genome shotgun sequence contains the following coding sequences:
- the LOC127009953 gene encoding E3 ubiquitin-protein ligase TRIM32-like isoform X1 produces the protein MEAAGRGGRRQVKKMNTSGSPAECPVCMTGYDGTVQRPRTLPCGHTVCTLCIDQLKVQGRVACPECRVSHAVPEGGQFPVSYAVEALIRMMRDAEVAAAAEASPPPSAGEGKGAAAAAGKKEAAGLSKKMRSFLQEQEATLVAAITACREAQSQLDQYQTTLAGWRERQQQLEDRLLGLVDQSRSARELLQQEESRAAAKEEELKKGEQGMQAVLETLRTLTTEQEAGAVVTEMFRCTGEAEQAVEECREGFPDASTVTTARKVNEASSAALEAVQAALETLATEEPRPQADPDSTVLDRLHLIWTGSLTAEDLRSLTQPVRRLLEAGRVFAVHQAEGQRRHARISLEAGQLCLHALKDLPPPRCAATLQVSEVVPPSPPCTVFLDLSWPGSAPRRVQIRLSPDTPWGRQFILLCTGQRGPSYVNTRLLGVVKKGEAGEYVKGGDYESNDGKGSCVLLPGLGEGEYRKSGRAGDVCGVVWTDPTRGECGRFGINTRDRQDGGGSPRVFGEVVDGLHVVAEAAQHRDIKEVTVADCGVVL, from the exons atggAGGCTGCAGGGAGGGGCGGCAGGAGACAGGTGAAGAAAATGAACACTTCCGGCAGCCCTGCGGAGTGTCCAGTGTGCATGACAGGCTATGATGGCACCGTGCAGCGGCCGCGCACCCTGCCCTGCGGCCACACTGTCTGCACGCTGTGCATAGATCAGCTGAAGGTGCAGGGCCGTGTTGCCTGCCCAGAGTGCCGCGTCAGCCACGCCGTGCCCGAGGGAGGGCAGTTCCCTGTCAGCTATGCTGTTGAGGCCCTCATAAGAATGATGAGAGACGCTgaggtggcagcagcagcagaagcctcgccgccacccagtgccggggaagggaaaggagcagcagcagcagctggcaagaaggaggcggcgggtctctccaagaaaatgcgttccttcctgcaggaacaggaggccacacttgtggccgccatcaccgcctgccGGGAGGCTCAGTCGCAGCTGGACCAGTACCAGACGACCCTGGCAGGCTGGCGCgagcggcagcagcagctggaGGACAGGCTCCTGGGACTGGTGGACCAGAGCAGGAGTGCCAGGGAGCTCCTGCAGCAGGAAGAGTCCCGTGCggcggccaaggaggaggagctgaagaagggGGAGCAGGGAATGCAGGCCGTGCTGGAGACGCTGCGCACCCTTACAACAGAGCAAGAAGCAGGTGCGGTGGTGACTGAAATGTTTCGTTGTACTGGCGAGGCGGAGCAGGCGGTGGAGGAGTGCCGAGAAGGTTTTCCTGATGccagcaccgtcaccaccgccaggaaGGTGAACGAGGCATCTAGTGCAGCCCTGGAGGCTGTCCAGGCGGCTCTGGAAACACTTGCTACAGAGGAGCCCAGGCCCCAGGCAGACCCAGACTCcaccgtcttggacagactgcacctCATCTGGACAGGGAGCTTGACGGCCGAGGACCTCCGCAGCCTGACGCAGCCCGTCAGGCGCCTGCTGGAGGCTGGCCGGGTGTTTGCTGTCCACCAGGCGGAAGGTCAGCGCCGACACGCAAGAATAAGCCTTGAAGCCGGCCAGCTGTGCCTCCACGCCCTGAAGGACCTTCCCCCGCCACGGTGCGCGGCAACCCTGCAGGTGAGCGAGGTTgtgccgccctcccccccctgcacggTGTTCCTGGACCTGTCCTGGCCGGGCAGCGCGCCGCGGCGGGTCCAAATCCGTCTGAGCCCCGACACCCCGTGGGGCAGACAGTTCATACTGTTGTGCACGGGGCAGCGCGGCCCCTCCTACGTTAACACCAGGTTGTTAGGGGTGGTGAAGAAAGGGGAGGCGGGAGAGTATGTGAAGGGCGGGGACTACGAGAGTAACGATGGTAAAGGATCATGCGTCCTGCTGCCTGGCCTTGGTGAGGGTGAGTACCGGAAGTCAGGCCGGGCGGGGGatgtgtgtggggtggtgtggacTGACCCTACCCGGGGTGAGTGTGGTCGGTTTGGCATCAACACCAGAGACCGTCAGGATGGTGGTGGGTCGCCTCGTGTCTTCGGTGAGGTGGTGGACGGACTGCACGTGGTGGCCGAGGCAGCCCAACACAGGGACATtaaggag gtgactgtggcggactgtggcgtggtgttgtga
- the LOC127009953 gene encoding E3 ubiquitin-protein ligase TRIM32-like isoform X2, with the protein MEAAGRGGRRQVKKMNTSGSPAECPVCMTGYDGTVQRPRTLPCGHTVCTLCIDQLKVQGRVACPECRVSHAVPEGGQFPVSYAVEALIRMMRDAEVAAAAEASPPPSAGEGKGAAAAAGKKEAAGLSKKMRSFLQEQEATLVAAITACREAQSQLDQYQTTLAGWRERQQQLEDRLLGLVDQSRSARELLQQEESRAAAKEEELKKGEQGMQAVLETLRTLTTEQEAGAVVTEMFRCTGEAEQAVEECREGFPDASTVTTARKVNEASSAALEAVQAALETLATEEPRPQADPDSTVLDRLHLIWTGSLTAEDLRSLTQPVRRLLEAGRVFAVHQAEGQRRHARISLEAGQLCLHALKDLPPPRCAATLQVSEVVPPSPPCTVFLDLSWPGSAPRRVQIRLSPDTPWGRQFILLCTGQRGPSYVNTRLLGVVKKGEAGEYVKGGDYESNDGKGSCVLLPGLGEGEYRKSGRAGDVCGVVWTDPTRGECGRFGINTRDRQDGGGSPRVFGEVVDGLHVVAEAAQHRDIKEVTVADCGVVL; encoded by the coding sequence atggAGGCTGCAGGGAGGGGCGGCAGGAGACAGGTGAAGAAAATGAACACTTCCGGCAGCCCTGCGGAGTGTCCAGTGTGCATGACAGGCTATGATGGCACCGTGCAGCGGCCGCGCACCCTGCCCTGCGGCCACACTGTCTGCACGCTGTGCATAGATCAGCTGAAGGTGCAGGGCCGTGTTGCCTGCCCAGAGTGCCGCGTCAGCCACGCCGTGCCCGAGGGAGGGCAGTTCCCTGTCAGCTATGCTGTTGAGGCCCTCATAAGAATGATGAGAGACGCTgaggtggcagcagcagcagaagcctcgccgccacccagtgccggggaagggaaaggagcagcagcagcagctggcaagaaggaggcggcgggtctctccaagaaaatgcgttccttcctgcaggaacaggaggccacacttgtggccgccatcaccgcctgccGGGAGGCTCAGTCGCAGCTGGACCAGTACCAGACGACCCTGGCAGGCTGGCGCgagcggcagcagcagctggaGGACAGGCTCCTGGGACTGGTGGACCAGAGCAGGAGTGCCAGGGAGCTCCTGCAGCAGGAAGAGTCCCGTGCggcggccaaggaggaggagctgaagaagggGGAGCAGGGAATGCAGGCCGTGCTGGAGACGCTGCGCACCCTTACAACAGAGCAAGAAGCAGGTGCGGTGGTGACTGAAATGTTTCGTTGTACTGGCGAGGCGGAGCAGGCGGTGGAGGAGTGCCGAGAAGGTTTTCCTGATGccagcaccgtcaccaccgccaggaaGGTGAACGAGGCATCTAGTGCAGCCCTGGAGGCTGTCCAGGCGGCTCTGGAAACACTTGCTACAGAGGAGCCCAGGCCCCAGGCAGACCCAGACTCcaccgtcttggacagactgcacctCATCTGGACAGGGAGCTTGACGGCCGAGGACCTCCGCAGCCTGACGCAGCCCGTCAGGCGCCTGCTGGAGGCTGGCCGGGTGTTTGCTGTCCACCAGGCGGAAGGTCAGCGCCGACACGCAAGAATAAGCCTTGAAGCCGGCCAGCTGTGCCTCCACGCCCTGAAGGACCTTCCCCCGCCACGGTGCGCGGCAACCCTGCAGGTGAGCGAGGTTgtgccgccctcccccccctgcacggTGTTCCTGGACCTGTCCTGGCCGGGCAGCGCGCCGCGGCGGGTCCAAATCCGTCTGAGCCCCGACACCCCGTGGGGCAGACAGTTCATACTGTTGTGCACGGGGCAGCGCGGCCCCTCCTACGTTAACACCAGGTTGTTAGGGGTGGTGAAGAAAGGGGAGGCGGGAGAGTATGTGAAGGGCGGGGACTACGAGAGTAACGATGGTAAAGGATCATGCGTCCTGCTGCCTGGCCTTGGTGAGGGTGAGTACCGGAAGTCAGGCCGGGCGGGGGatgtgtgtggggtggtgtggacTGACCCTACCCGGGGTGAGTGTGGTCGGTTTGGCATCAACACCAGAGACCGTCAGGATGGTGGTGGGTCGCCTCGTGTCTTCGGTGAGGTGGTGGACGGACTGCACGTGGTGGCCGAGGCAGCCCAACACAGGGACATtaaggaggtgactgtggcggactgtggcgtggtgttgtga